From the genome of Vicia villosa cultivar HV-30 ecotype Madison, WI linkage group LG2, Vvil1.0, whole genome shotgun sequence, one region includes:
- the LOC131648091 gene encoding malonyl-coenzyme A:anthocyanin 3-O-glucoside-6''-O-malonyltransferase-like translates to MAEAIGAEHMFIEQTFVFPATTRTRTTSLPLTFLDLPFAGPKYVERQFFYRFPHPTNHFWQKTLPSLKHSLSLTLQHFSPLVGNLHCPSPSNKPFILCTQNDALTLTVIKSSADFNNLSTNDHPKSLKDFSHLVPKLSQKIDLDDNDTLIFSLMALQVSFFPNQGLCIAITYCHVMDDYFCNYFMKSWSFIHKKGELVDLKTLPCFDRHVLRDPKGLEDVLLKGYFEQRKMWKNKLLVKSQTTEEHQDCVKTTIIFTKEKIEGMKRWIFKKWKTNHNDIEAPKFLSKFVITCGFVWATMVKTINRNIYDDEDEKDEYFCFVGDCRERLGYPIPEGYFGNCLTLCFVAVKRKDLKGEYGFVNAVKAIQNAITEMKNDPLKHAEEWDAMFKKVFMSGNHLLVSGSPKFNVYETDFEFGNPIKVEMMMHSSKDMSLAESGDKEGGLEVGLLFKREELEYLYSFIDQGIKALKF, encoded by the coding sequence ATGGCCGAGGCAATAGGAGCAGAACATATGTTTATTGAGCAAACTTTTGTTTTTCcagcaacaacaagaacaagaacaacgtCTCTTCCTCTAACATTTCTAGACTTGCCTTTTGCAGGTCCAAAATATGTTGAACGTCAATTCTTTTATCGCTTTCCTCATCCAACCAATCATTTTTGGCAGAAAACACTTCCATCTCTCAAACACTCTCTTTCCCTTACACTTCAACATTTCTCCCCCCTTGTTGGAAATCTCCATTGTCCCTCACCATCTAACAAACCTTTTATTCTTTGCACTCAAAATGATGCTTTAACTTTGACCGTGATTAAGTCCTCAGCAGATTTCAACAATCTCTCAACCAATGACCACCCAAAAAGTCTCAAAGATTTTAGTCACCTTGTTCCAAAATTGTCACAAAAAATAGACCTTGATGATAATGACACACTAATATTTTCATTGATGGCTTTACAAGTATCTTTTTTCCCCAACCAGGGTCTTTGCATTGCCATCACATATTGTCATGTAATGGATGATTACTTTTGCAATTATTTCATGAAATCTTGgtcttttattcataaaaaaggTGAACTAGTTGACTTGAAAACATTACCTTGTTTTGACAGACATGTCTTGAGAGACCCAAAAGGACTTGAGGATGTTTTATTAAAAGGCTATTTTGAACAGAGGAAAATGTGGAAGAATAAATTACTTGTTAAAAGTCAAACAACAGAAGAACACCAAGATTGTGTGAAGACAACTATTATTTTTACAAAAGAGAAAATTGAGGGGATGAAAAGATGGATATTTAAGAAGTGGAAGACAAATCATAATGATATTGAAGCACCAAAATTTCTATCTAAATTTGTTATAACATGTGGTTTTGTTTGGGCCACTATGGTTAAAACAATAAATAGAAATAtttatgatgatgaagatgaaaaaGATGAGTATTTTTGTTTCGTAGGTGATTGTAGGGAGAGACTAGGGTATCCAATACCAGAGGGTTATTTTGGGAATTGTTTAACATTATGTTTTGTAGCTGTTAAGAGAAAGGATTTGAAAGGAGAATATGGTTTTGTCAATGCTGTTAAAGCCATTCAAAATGCAATAACAGAGATGAAAAATGACCCATTAAAACATGCAGAAGAATGGGATGCTATGTTTAAAAAGGTTTTTATGTCAGGAAATCATTTGTTGGTAAGTGGATCCCCTAAGTTTAATGTCTACGAGACAGATTTTGAATTTGGAAATCCTATTAAAGTTGAGATGATGATGCATTCATCGAAGGATATGTCTCTTGCTGAAAGTGGAGACAAAGAAGGGGGACTTGAAGTTGGGTTGTTATTTAAAAGAGAGGAATTAGAatatttatattctttcattgATCAAGGAATCAAAGCTTTGAAATTCTAA